A DNA window from Hordeum vulgare subsp. vulgare chromosome 1H, MorexV3_pseudomolecules_assembly, whole genome shotgun sequence contains the following coding sequences:
- the LOC123437695 gene encoding chitinase 8-like, producing the protein MARYAALAALLLAVAVGGAAAQGVGSVITQSVYASMLPNRDNSQCPARGFYTYDAFIAAANTFPGFGTTGSADDVKRELAAFFGQTSHETTGGTRGAADQFQWGYCFKEEINKATSPPYYGRGPIQLTGQSNYDLAGRAIGKDLVSNPDLVSTDAVVSFRTAIWFWMTAQGNKPSSHDVALGRWTPTAADTAAGRVPGYGVITNIINGGLECGMGQNDANVDRIGYYTRYCGMLGTATGGNLDCYTQRNFAS; encoded by the exons ATGGCGCGGTATGCTGCGCTCGCCGCGCTCCTGCTCGCCGTGGCGGTGGGCGGCGCCGCGGCGCAGGGCGTGGGCTCCGTCATCACGCAATCGGTGTACGCGAGCATGCTGCCCAACCGCGACAACTCGCAGTGCCCGGCCAGGGGGTTCTACACGTACGACGCCTTCATCGCCGCCGCCAACACCTTCCCGGGCTTCGGCACCACCGGCAGCGCCGACGACGTCAAGCGCGAGCTCGCCGCCTTCTTCGGCCAGACCTCCCACGAGACTACCG GAGGGACGAGAGGCGCCGCCGACCAGTTCCAATGGGGCTACTGCTTCAAGGAGGAGATAAACAAGGCCACGTCTCCACCCTACTATGGACGGGGACCCATTCAATTGACAGG GCAGTCCAACTACGATCTCGCCGGGAGGGCGATCGGGAAGGACCTTGTGAGCAACCCGGACCTGGTGTCCACAGACGCGGTGGTGTCCTTCAGAACGGCCATTTGGTTCTGGATGACGGCGCAAGGCAACAAGCCGTCGAGCCACGACGTCGCCCTAGGCCGCTGGACGCCGACGGCTGCCGATACAGCTGCAGGTCGGGTGCCTGGATACGGCGTAATCACCAATATCATCAACGGCGGGCTCGAGTGCGGCATGGGCCAGAACGACGCCAACGTCGACCGCATCGGCTACTACACGCGCTACTGCGGCATGCTTGGCACGGCCACCGGAGGCAACCTCGACTGCTACACCCAGCGAAACTTCGCTAGCTAG